Genomic segment of Peribacillus frigoritolerans:
AAGGATTTTTTTGGAGATAGTGAAGTTACACTTTGTTTTTTGATAACTTACACATCCATAGAATTCCCCTTTATCGACAATCTTAGAACCGCATAGTTTACAGCTGCCCACAGATGCCGAGCTTCTTTTTTTAGGGCCGCTCCGTTGAATCGACTCGGTGTCCAGCCCTTGAAAATCCCAGTTTTCCGATGATTCCACGGCATCACTGATGATTTTTGCTGACATCTTTTTAACAGCTTCCATAAAGCCGCCAGCTGAAGCCTTTCCTTCACCGATCTCCCTCAAACGCTGTTCCCATTTGGCTGTCATTTCAGGTGAAGCCAGGATTTTCTCCCCGATGGCAGTAATCAGCACTTTCCCTTTATCTGTCGCAAAAACCTGATTTTTTTTGACATTGATGTATTTACGGTCTTTGAGCATGGTAATGATGCCAGCTCGAGTTGCTTCGGTTCCGAGACCCTCGGTTTTCATCAGCACTTTTTCTAACTCTTCATTATCCAGATGCTTTCCGGCTGTTTTCATCAAAGTGATCAGCTGACCTTCTGTATAGCGCTTAGGAGGTTGGGTTTTTCCTTCTTTCACCTTTATATTGGCGACCTTTCCAGTATCCCCTTTGGAAACGGACGGCAAAATGATATCATCATCCTTGTCATCTTGGAATATCACTTTGCGCCATCCCTCTTGGATCTGCTGCTTGCCTTTAGAAATGAATTCGGCACGCTTATCGACAAGCGTTTTAATGGTGGTGTAATCGAAAATGGCTTTCTCATAATGGGCCGCAATCAACCGGCGCACCACCAAGTCATAAATATTCCGTTCTTCGGCGGAAAGCCGCTTCGGGTCGGTTACCTGCTCCGTCGGGATAATTGCATAGTGATCAGTCACTTTTTTTTCATTTACAAACCGTTTATTATTCATGATGTTCGGTTGTGGCAAAGGAAACAGGGATTCATATTCTGAAAATCCGCTTAGTTTTTGCAAAATATCAGGAAATGTTTCGGCTTCCCCCTCCGTCACATAATTGGAGTCTGAACGTGGATAAGAAACGATCCCTTTTTGATATAAACTTTGTACTATATCAAGCGTCTGTTTCGGTGAATATTTATAAATCTTGTTTACTGTCGCTTGCAATGACGATAGATTAAATAACAAAGGCGGCTGAAATTCTTTCCTTTCAGTATCCATTTCAACTATTTCAGCTTCCTTACCCTTGCAAAAGGCGGCAATTTTATCAGCCATTTCTTTTGTCTTTATTCTCGGATCATTGTTCTGCTGCCATTTCCCCTGATATTTCTTTCCATCCATCTTGAAGTCAGCGAACACTTCCCAGAACGGTTCAGACTTGAATTGCTCAATTTCTATTTCCCGCTTCACTATCAAAGCAAGAGTCGGTGTCTGAACCCTACCAGCTGAAAACACATCCGAAACGCCCCTTTGTTTCAATAAAATGCTATACGCTCTCGACGCATTCATTCCCACAACCCAGTCCGCACAAGCTCTCGTATACGCTTCATAATAGAGCGGCCTGGTTTTTTCCTCGCTCTTCAAATTTTGGAATCCCTCATAAATCGCTTTTGGGGTCAAAGAGGAAATCCATAAACGTTTCATCGGTTTATTGACATTGCATAGTTTGACGATATTGCGTACAATCAATTCTCCTTCACGCCCGGCATCACCTGCATGAATGATTTCATCGACTTCCGGTTTCCTAAGCAAGGTCTTCACAACATTGAATTGCTTTGCCTTTTGTCGGGTCACTTCATATTGAAATTTCTCAGGAATCATCGGCAACGTTTCCATCGACCATTTTTTCCATTTTGAATGATAGGTTTCCGGTGAAACAAGTTGACATAAATGCCCGACAGCCCATGTTACATAAGCTCCATCAGGAAAAAGTTCATTCGGCATGATTTCTATATAGCCTTGCTGTTTCTTCGTTTTAAATTGAGCCGCTAGCGTTGAACCTTGATCTGGTTTCTCCGCAATGATTAGCTTCATGATCATCTTCACCTAATCCGTTACAAAATATCTTTCCCCTATCATTATACCTTAATTATCACAATCGGCTAGATATGACTTCGTTTTTACTGAACTGATAGTAGAAAGCATGAAATGATTGATTATCTTCGGTGAACTAGTAGAGATTTCAGGGAGATGAAAAAATCCGCCCAAAAATTAGGAGGTTAATAGGCAAAAACTTCGGATTTGGGTGAATCGGAGTATATACAAATAGTGCAATATTAAATGTGTGTACATTACTTTTCAC
This window contains:
- a CDS encoding DNA topoisomerase III, with the translated sequence MKLIIAEKPDQGSTLAAQFKTKKQQGYIEIMPNELFPDGAYVTWAVGHLCQLVSPETYHSKWKKWSMETLPMIPEKFQYEVTRQKAKQFNVVKTLLRKPEVDEIIHAGDAGREGELIVRNIVKLCNVNKPMKRLWISSLTPKAIYEGFQNLKSEEKTRPLYYEAYTRACADWVVGMNASRAYSILLKQRGVSDVFSAGRVQTPTLALIVKREIEIEQFKSEPFWEVFADFKMDGKKYQGKWQQNNDPRIKTKEMADKIAAFCKGKEAEIVEMDTERKEFQPPLLFNLSSLQATVNKIYKYSPKQTLDIVQSLYQKGIVSYPRSDSNYVTEGEAETFPDILQKLSGFSEYESLFPLPQPNIMNNKRFVNEKKVTDHYAIIPTEQVTDPKRLSAEERNIYDLVVRRLIAAHYEKAIFDYTTIKTLVDKRAEFISKGKQQIQEGWRKVIFQDDKDDDIILPSVSKGDTGKVANIKVKEGKTQPPKRYTEGQLITLMKTAGKHLDNEELEKVLMKTEGLGTEATRAGIITMLKDRKYINVKKNQVFATDKGKVLITAIGEKILASPEMTAKWEQRLREIGEGKASAGGFMEAVKKMSAKIISDAVESSENWDFQGLDTESIQRSGPKKRSSASVGSCKLCGSKIVDKGEFYGCVSYQKTKCNFTISKKILNKKISQANIKKLLASGETDLISGFKKGEKTFDAILSWSDSEKKISFTFPTEQNVKQS